GTTAACTTGTATAAACTTTTACCAATATTTTAAGATacattttttcatcatattaatatgagaagaaTTGCAACTTATaacaattttcaaaaatattttaataatacatTTTTCATATAGTTCTAACcatctaaatttaaaattttaaaatttaaaaatttaaatattaaataatgcatcttaaaatgttggtcaaaattTATATAAGTTGATCTcgaaatagtgacaagtaaaagtgaacggaggAAATATATGCTTAATTAATTACTTAATAATACATTTTTCCTTTACTATAATCCTATAAATGATTTCGTATGACATATTAAGCAAAAAATTGACAAGGTTTATCATCAATCAATATAAGGATTAAATATCATTCCAACTTTAACTAGGATTAATTGGATAAGTAAAAATACCCGCCAAAAATTTAGTGGGAATTACGATTCACATTTTGATAAGTTAATTCTACCTAACTTTAAATTAATACCCCCATCATATATATCTCTTGCACACCCCAACAATAACATGACTCTCTCACCCCCCCTATTATATAAATTCCTCATTCACAAAAAACCACAAAACATTAAACAAAAGCTTCTCTTGAAACATAAGCCTCTTTGTCTCTCCTCTGGCTCATATATATAGTACTACACTAGCTCGCCGGAAAATCAAGAACCATGGCCTCCACCTGCATTTCAACTTGTGTTAACGACGTCGCCGGGAGAGTAGCACCGGTAAGAGCCACATACGTAAACCTCTATAAATGGCCAGAATCCGATGCAGAATTCATAAGGTCCGTTAGTTCAAGAATGAACCATGTCAACAACACTAGTAGGAGTACTATTCATCCTCCAAAAGTGGTGGACAGTATTTCATGCAGGCAATTATACTTAAGAAGCTACACATTTtcaagagaagaagagttgttgaaTGACAAGACATCAATGAAATGctatggaaaaaagaaaaaaagtcgTAGTACTACTAGTGGTGGACCTGGTGGTGGCCGAAGAAGTAAAAAATGTAAAGGGCTTAGAAAGGCTAAAGAGATATCGTACGTTGCTTTTGCATCCATTTTCCGGCGATTATTATCGTGCACCGTTAAGGTTGATGTGGTTGGTTAATTATGTTAATTATTACTGAATTAGTAGTggtaatttaaataattttcatttcattttcttaataattttccGTGTTTCATTTCATCGACTCTCTCTtttctactttgattttttttttttttgtcttttatttgtttaaataacTAGCATGTTTTAAGTTGCATATATGGATTCCAGTATTATGGTAATGTACGTAATATATTGATCTTCTTCGATTTCTTATCAGCATCTCTTAtgatttgttgttgatattgttttatTCTTGATCAACATGATATTTCTTTCTAAACTTGCTTTAAAATTGTTTCATTTGACCCAAATTCGAGgatcttttagaaataatcttTTTATCTCCAAATGGGGATGAGATTGTGTATacacaaattaattttgaaaataaattaaactgatttttttaaaaaggaaacatgaaaactaaagaatattagcATCATCTTGGTTCAAAGAATCGGAGGAAAAGAATATAATGggtcttaattttcttttaattcttaaaGTGAGAAGCATTGTCGACTTGTATATGCATACTGCCTTTTTAGGAATGCCAAAAGTTTTAAACTCTAATTTTCTTTAGTGAAGTGATCTTTTCTTTTGCCATAAAAGAAAAGACGTCACAAAAGGTTCTTTTCTTGACTATAATTAATCGTATATATATTTCTTATCACAATTTTATTTACCATAAAAGCAGAAAATTGCGTCATTCTTATCTCGTAAGATTATAAGATATACCATATATAATATGGTCCATATCCATCTTTCTCAAAAGTACAAGCCATATTCACATAAGAGACTATCCACATACTTCCTTTACTCAAAAGAATTCTTCTTTCGTttgatagattattattattatcccaCCAATCAAACGCAACCACCCCTTGTAATTTCCAATTAATTAACGCATTGAAATTCTACGTATGTTATGTTCTTGAACCCAAACATTTGTCAACTTGTGCATAAGTCCACTTCATCTAAATCGTATTTGTTTAAATTATCATTTACGTATTTCTTTTTTACACTGAATTATGACGTTCGACAATATTATTAGTTATGTTAATTAAAGTCATGTGCTTACCTGTTCCCATATAATAATAACCACTcatatcatatgtatcactttATACTTGGAAGGAAAAACAAGTAACTCAGTGGAAAGTATGATGAAGAGAAGAAGTagtccaaaagaaagaagaaaaaagggaatGGACCATCCAGCAAAAAGGATAATTATAAAGCTTTTAGAGATTGAAATTGGAAAATAAATGCAGCTTAGAAAGCAAGCTTCATGTCATAATTCTGCGTAAATGTTTGTGTCACTATGTAATTATTACTTAGTGCACGCAATCAATCCATATTACTATTAAGAAATGACCTTTATATAATCTCTAATAATATTTAATCGTGTACATATTTGAATCAGCTTTTCACACATTAACTAATAGCACGAGATACCGATATATAAACTTTGATTTCTGTCGCAATACTAGTCCATCCTATTCGTGCTGAATTTTAATTTGCAAGGGGTGTGAGTGGAAAAAGTATAATTATGcttatgtttattattatgcttttatatagaacacaataatatatatatatatatatatatatatatataggtgatAGCACTGAATCAGAGACATGATTTCAATACCCTGCTGCCTGTCAACTGCGTCTCTTTGTGCGTATACACTTGTTATTACATGATTTAGATCTAAGGACTTGATATATAAAATGAAGCTCAATTTACATATACTGTTCGAAGTTATCGTATATAATAGATACCTCATACCTGAGACAATTTTGATTCCAGcccactttcaaaacttattttgagtCATAGACactaaaattttttttgatttattttgtagAGTTAGGtcttgaaaaaggtaaaaagtggGTCAGGATTTGGGGTCATgagtttctttaatatttttaaaaacttggagaaaaaatataactttttaaaaaactaCGACATgatccttttttatattttttcattttcaaaatatttattaaaatcatttagAATTTTCAACTACATATTTCTCTCTCATCAAAACCTTCCTTCTCCCGATTTTGGTTCCTATTTTTTCGAACAAAACAATTCGGTTGATTCTTGCTTCCTCAGGCGaaatttttcaatttctcttgCTCAGGTAAGTGTAATTTTCTTCCCCAATCAGTTTTAGAtccattttaataatttttttcgatGATGCTTTGTGTTGggattctttgattttgataaaaattacaCTGTTCTTCGTTGAATTGGTCAAAATTTGAGTGTTTTTAGTTAACATTGTCGATTTCGCATGTTTAATCGGGTTTTGCTTTGGATAATGAttagaatttttttcaatttttgtagttatattgcgtttgatttttaattttttgtattgaattggacccattttaatggtgctcttgttgttgtgaattgcacTACCAATATCTTGTGAAGTTGGAACTTGATTTGCATATTTGATGTGAGGcgttttcccatttttcttaatagaccagtggtcgataGATCGACCACTTTAAATTTGTTTTTGTTGCATTTGTTCGTTTTTattaatagaccagtggtcgatTTACAGATTCGTTTTTTACTATAGATCATAAAGGGTGAGAAAAGTTCATAGAGCAGTTAAAAGGCCTACTTCCACTGCTTCTACTAGTAGGAAGCAAAAATTCGAAGAAGTTTTGAAAACTTCCACGAGAAAAAAATCCGTAGTCGATGAATCGGAGTcgaaaatcaaatcaaaaatcCTTGCTGGTATTTCTGAATATGTCGAAAGTAGTGCACACGAGAGTGAGGATGCTGAGGATAGAGAAGGTAAAAGCAAGGGaaaaagtgaagaagaaagtgaaagtgatagCGGGGACAGTGAGGATATGGAGATAGTGAAGACGAAGAGGAGGATCCCCTATCCTTGCCAATTTGTGCGAGAGATATCTCTATTGAGTCGTACGGCCTAACAACCTGGATGGATGATCTTGGCTCTTTTCCTGCAAAGATTTTTGTGAGAGCAAGAATGGTCGTGTATCGAGAGTTTAGACGGGTTCTTGTTGAACAAAAGttgtataataattttaagaagaCATGTTTCAGACACTTGAGGCATATGTCGGaacattttaagtttaatggaCAAATGGTTCATTATATGTTGTTGCGACGTATAAAAACTTAGAAAAAACTGCATGAAATTTGGTTTTGTGTAAACGGTAAGCCAGCTTGTTTCGGCTTAAAGGAATTTGCTTTGATTACGAGGCTGAATTGTTCAGTATATCCCcgtgaatcaaaaatgaacaaAGTCCTCCAAAATGAAGAAAGCTTTCATTTTAAGGTGTTGA
The Capsicum annuum cultivar UCD-10X-F1 chromosome 6, UCD10Xv1.1, whole genome shotgun sequence DNA segment above includes these coding regions:
- the LOC107874630 gene encoding uncharacterized protein LOC107874630; its protein translation is MASTCISTCVNDVAGRVAPVRATYVNLYKWPESDAEFIRSVSSRMNHVNNTSRSTIHPPKVVDSISCRQLYLRSYTFSREEELLNDKTSMKCYGKKKKSRSTTSGGPGGGRRSKKCKGLRKAKEISYVAFASIFRRLLSCTVKVDVVG